In a single window of the Rhodoferax saidenbachensis genome:
- a CDS encoding SDR family NAD(P)-dependent oxidoreductase, with the protein MTSAARTVLITGCSSGIGAALAQEFHARGHKVIATARKLDSIAAHAAAGMTTLALDVNNPASIAQAVASVQASHGHIDLLINNAGYGQFGAMTDLSAADLRAQFETNVVAPVMVTQAFVPLLRKSALACVAHVSSISGIVTTPFAGAYCASKAALNSIGDAMRMELGPLGIQVVTIQPGGIASNFGNAGQEKVVLPAQSLYQPIAKFIEKRAQLSQSGATPAKQFAAQVVDDLLASPPPAISRHGAQSTRLPLLKRLLPTRMLDDKMRGLFGLDRMK; encoded by the coding sequence ATGACTTCCGCCGCGCGCACGGTACTGATTACCGGCTGTTCCAGCGGCATCGGTGCCGCACTGGCGCAGGAGTTCCATGCGCGTGGCCACAAGGTCATTGCGACCGCGCGCAAGCTCGACAGCATCGCGGCCCATGCAGCCGCTGGCATGACCACGCTGGCACTGGACGTGAATAACCCCGCCTCCATCGCCCAGGCAGTGGCCAGCGTGCAGGCCAGCCATGGCCATATCGACCTGCTGATCAACAACGCAGGCTACGGCCAGTTTGGCGCGATGACAGACCTGAGTGCCGCCGACCTGCGTGCGCAGTTTGAGACCAATGTGGTGGCGCCCGTCATGGTGACCCAGGCCTTTGTGCCCCTGCTGCGCAAAAGCGCGCTGGCCTGCGTGGCCCACGTGAGCAGCATCTCCGGCATCGTCACCACGCCATTCGCCGGTGCCTACTGCGCCAGCAAGGCCGCGCTCAACTCCATTGGTGACGCCATGCGTATGGAACTGGGCCCGCTGGGTATCCAGGTGGTCACCATCCAGCCCGGTGGCATCGCTTCCAACTTCGGCAATGCAGGGCAGGAAAAGGTGGTGTTACCCGCCCAGTCGCTGTACCAGCCGATTGCCAAGTTCATCGAAAAACGCGCCCAACTCTCACAAAGCGGCGCTACACCGGCCAAGCAGTTTGCCGCTCAGGTGGTGGACGACCTGCTGGCGAGCCCGCCACCGGCCATCAGCCGGCACGGTGCGCAAAGCACCCGCTTGCCCTTGCTCAAACGCCTGCTGCCCACCCGCATGCTCGACGACAAGATGCGCGGACTGTTCGGGCTGGACCGGATGAAATAG
- a CDS encoding HNH endonuclease encodes MKVLKLSAQGLPQSWISLEQAVVHYASNEVRWESGGEVAVFHGGHNAVTGLQSIIKVNSIIGTRGVPNINPFNLRPGLTNSKLFIRDRNVCAYCGSRFHESDLTREHIIPFAQQGIDTWMNVVTACRPCNHRKSHRTPEQANMPLLYTPYVPSLWEDFILRNRRILADQMEFLMSHVPSSSRLLI; translated from the coding sequence GTGAAAGTCTTGAAGTTGTCGGCCCAAGGGCTGCCCCAATCGTGGATTTCGCTGGAACAGGCGGTGGTGCACTACGCGTCAAACGAAGTGCGCTGGGAGTCTGGCGGCGAGGTCGCGGTGTTCCACGGTGGCCACAATGCGGTCACTGGGCTGCAGTCCATCATCAAGGTCAACAGCATCATTGGCACGCGCGGCGTACCCAATATCAACCCCTTCAACCTGCGTCCGGGCCTGACCAACAGCAAGCTTTTCATCCGCGACCGCAATGTGTGCGCCTACTGCGGTAGCCGCTTCCACGAGAGCGACCTGACCCGCGAGCACATCATTCCTTTTGCCCAGCAGGGCATCGACACCTGGATGAACGTGGTCACGGCCTGCCGCCCGTGCAACCACCGTAAGAGCCATCGCACACCTGAGCAAGCCAACATGCCGCTGCTGTACACGCCGTATGTGCCCAGCCTCTGGGAAGACTTCATCCTGCGCAACCGCCGCATCCTGGCGGACCAGATGGAGTTTTTGATGTCGCATGTGCCGAGCTCCAGCCGTTTGTTGATTTAG
- a CDS encoding methylglyoxal synthase: MTQAPAQHRPPRIALIAHDHKKDTMVELAREFAPFLTQCTLSATGTTGRRLIAEVGLTVECMLSGPWGGDLQIGSRLSQGEVDVVIFLRDPMTPQPHEPDINALVRACDVHDVPCATNLSSARLLLKQLAARV; the protein is encoded by the coding sequence ATGACCCAAGCCCCTGCCCAACATCGCCCACCCCGCATAGCGCTCATCGCGCACGACCACAAAAAAGACACCATGGTGGAACTCGCCCGCGAGTTCGCCCCGTTCCTCACGCAATGCACGTTAAGCGCCACCGGTACCACGGGCCGGCGTTTGATTGCCGAAGTGGGCCTGACAGTTGAGTGCATGCTCAGTGGCCCCTGGGGCGGTGACCTGCAAATCGGCTCACGCCTGTCGCAGGGTGAGGTGGATGTGGTGATCTTCCTGCGCGACCCGATGACACCGCAGCCCCACGAACCCGACATCAACGCCCTGGTGCGCGCCTGCGATGTGCACGACGTGCCCTGCGCCACCAACCTGTCTTCCGCACGCCTGCTGCTCAAGCAACTGGCAGCGCGGGTGTGA
- a CDS encoding bifunctional riboflavin kinase/FAD synthetase, with translation MKVFRGFKHPGLASASAVTIGNFDGVHRGHQAMLALLKGEAQQRGVASVVLTFEPHPRDYFAELHQKPDLAPARVGTLRDKLEDLAKAGVDQTVVLPFDARLANQSPQQFIDQVLLQGLGARYVLVGDDFRFGKARAGDYALLDAAGDAQGFDVARMNSYEVHGLRVSSSAVREALGQGRMQDAARLLGRPYCISGHVVHGRKLGRTLGFKTLNLRFAHWKPAASGIFVVLVHGLAPKPLRGVANLGVRPSLDPTDVNGGRVLLETHCLDWPAELGAEGAYGKIIRVELLHKLHDELKYDGLESLTKGIHQDCDDARAWLQSNVSTRI, from the coding sequence ATGAAGGTTTTTCGCGGTTTCAAGCACCCTGGCCTTGCCAGCGCGAGTGCGGTCACGATTGGCAACTTTGACGGCGTCCACCGGGGCCACCAGGCCATGCTGGCCCTGCTCAAGGGCGAAGCCCAGCAGCGCGGTGTGGCCAGCGTGGTGCTGACCTTTGAGCCCCATCCACGCGACTATTTCGCCGAGCTGCACCAAAAGCCCGATCTGGCGCCAGCCCGCGTAGGCACGCTGCGCGACAAACTGGAAGACCTGGCCAAGGCCGGCGTAGACCAGACCGTGGTGCTGCCGTTTGACGCCCGGCTGGCCAACCAAAGCCCCCAGCAATTCATCGACCAGGTGCTGCTGCAGGGCTTGGGCGCACGTTACGTGCTGGTCGGTGATGACTTTCGCTTTGGCAAGGCCCGTGCGGGCGACTACGCGCTGCTGGACGCCGCAGGCGACGCCCAAGGCTTCGATGTCGCGCGCATGAACAGTTACGAGGTCCACGGCCTGCGCGTCTCCAGTTCGGCCGTGCGCGAGGCGCTGGGCCAGGGCCGCATGCAGGACGCAGCCCGCCTATTGGGCCGACCGTATTGCATTTCGGGCCACGTGGTCCATGGCCGCAAACTGGGCCGCACGCTGGGCTTCAAAACGCTGAATTTGCGCTTTGCACACTGGAAACCCGCCGCCAGCGGCATCTTTGTGGTGCTGGTGCATGGCCTGGCCCCCAAGCCCCTGCGCGGCGTGGCGAATCTGGGTGTGCGCCCCTCGCTGGACCCTACGGATGTGAACGGCGGACGCGTGCTGCTGGAAACCCATTGTCTGGATTGGCCTGCCGAACTGGGCGCCGAGGGGGCCTACGGTAAAATCATCCGTGTGGAACTGCTACACAAACTGCACGACGAACTGAAATACGACGGTCTGGAATCCCTCACTAAGGGCATTCACCAGGACTGTGACGATGCACGCGCCTGGCTGCAGTCCAACGTCAGCACCCGAATTTGA